Within Anopheles nili chromosome 3, idAnoNiliSN_F5_01, whole genome shotgun sequence, the genomic segment TTCTCCTCAATCCGTTGCATGCCAGTGCGCATCATGATCTGTTGGAACACTCTCCGATCCAGTACCCAAACGCGGGAATCACACAACActgaaagaaaatgatgctTAAAATGGACCTTCCAGAATGTTCTACAAACATCCCACACCTACCTCGTATGGATGCTGTCCGCGTGCAGTTGTACAGTATCGCCAGCTCACCGAAAGCCCGTCCAGGTCCCATCACACCGAGCACTTTGCTATCCTTGACGACCTCGAACTCACCGGATGCAGACACGTACAGGTGCGAACCCGCTTCACCCTCGTGGATGACGTACTCACCCTTGCGGAACTCCCGGCTGTACATCGAGTCGACGATCTCGCGGATCTGCAACGAGTCGATGTTCTTGAAGAAATCGTTTTCCATGATGGCGTCCTTGATCAGCTGCTTCGCACTGTGGATGCATGAAGTTGGCATTAAACCATGCTGGCAAACTACTGGAGATTCAATAGGGATTACCTGAAGTCCTTCCTGTACTTCGGTATCTTGATGTCACTCGACTGGCTGCCCATCAGATCGCAGCTCTCTCCCGACACACCCTGCTTCTTCATCGCCTGCAGCGTGATGCCTTTGACGGATTTCATCTGATGCAGCTTGAAGCTGTTACCGGAGATGCCAAACAGCTCCGACATCGGTTGCCCGGCCATGGCGTAGTTCGCCTGTATGCTCGACAGTAGTTCACCCTCACCCACAGGCTGACccttgtgtgtgggtgtgaccGGAGGGCTACCCATCGCACCTCGGAGTGGTGCATTCGATTGCTCGAGGCTGCTGACGGCTTTCTGTTGTAGCACGCTCTGCGGGAAGAAAGGTGTTGTTAGTTTTCCTGGCGCAAGAGGTGCAACACAATCGCTCAATTTCCCCTACCTTTAGCTTGTCGATCTCACGCCGCAACTTGTCGATTTCCTCGTCACGTGCCCGTAATAGGCTCCGGAGCCCGTGCAGTTCCTCCTCGACCCCGTGCGGGTCCATGCCACTGATCGTCATCGAACTGCCGTACGATTGCAAGCTGTCAGCCTGGCCAGTCAGTGACTTCCGCCGGGAATCTTCCGTCAGCACTTTGCCCCAGAACTTGACCGAGTTCTTGCGTATCTATtttatgcgcgcgcgcgcgagagagacagagggaGACGTGGAATTAATGGGCTTCCCGGTAGGACGATGCCACGGGTGACGATCAAGCAAACTGATTAGCACCTCGCGCTTAGCAGCATCGTCTGAGCAACACGCGAACGTAGGCTTCGCCATTAAGCCAGAGCCCCCTCGACAGCTTCAAACCCCATACGTACCCGCTCCTTGACCGGTGTGTCGATGTTCGGGACGATCTTGGACGTCTTGCGCATCAGCAGCGACGACCCATTCCCCATCGGACCGAGTATGCCGGACTGGATGAGGTACTCCTTGGCGGAGCAATCGAACTTCGACGGGATGACGGGACTGAGCTGCAACACCGACGGTGGGCTCGGTGGGCTATTTTCCGCACTACACGGCCCACCCGTCCGGTGATGCGTTGGCCCTTCGGCAAGCTCCCGACCGGTGTCAAGTGAAATGCTCAGTTTTCCCGCACCGTCCGCAAACAGCAGCCGGTCCTTGCGCGTTGGTATCGCACACGCGCTGCTCACCTTCGCGCCACTGCCACCGTTCGCGTCAATTAACACCCCACGGTAAGGGTCGTCAAGGGACCTGCCCGGGTCTAGGTCAGTGGATGGCTCTCGGTGGGTGTTCTCTTCGACCGGATCCACTTCTGCGATTTCACCACTCAACCCCGTGTAGCTACGCTGTTTGAACGTGACCGTGTCCTGGTCGCGCTTTTGCAGGACGAACTCCGGATGAAAGGCGGTCCCGAGGGTGGGCGTTGAGAAGCGCTTGGAATGAGCGATCGAGGCCGCGTGCAGGACCTCGTACTCCCCGTGGGGTAACGTCCTCACAGGACCACCGGGGTCCTTCGCTGAGACCGCTCCGAACACGGTCGTAGGACTATCCGGGTGGGCGAATGAGCGCACCGTAACCCGCCGAATGTCCTTGTCGGACAGGGAGATGGGCCGAGGACGACTCGACTCGACTGATCGTGCCGGAGGCTCGTTCGAACGCACGGATGCGAATGGATCCTCGGTGCAGCCACACTCGACGTACAGGCTGCCGCAGGTGTTGGACTTCCGAAACCACGCACGGTGCGCCGTTGGCGATTCGGGACGAACTGATTCGTCGCTCGGGCGtccatcgccgccatcgttgGGCTGGTCGCCcggtgcgtgtgttggtggtgaCCGGATGGTGACGACGCTGGAACCACTCGTCGGTGGTAGTGGCCCGGCCATTGTGGCCACCAGGGTTCGATTATCACCTAGCTGAATATTTTCCCTCTTAATCGCCTCCATCGCTAGGGTgggcgagcgcgcgcgcgttcgcgcaCCCCTTCGATTGTCCACGTGGCGTTCTACTTTAACTGCGAGCGACCTTGCGGTGGTACGCCGAGGCTCAGGGTTAATGGGTGACCCTAAGGGTTCCCCGGGTTGTTCGTTCTCGATTCGGTTGCTGGTCCCAGCGACGGTTGCGGGCCCATTCGGTGTGGTGGTCGCGTTTTGCGtagagaataaaaaagagcGCAAAAGGGGACCACGTGTTTTTTCGAGACGCCACGACCTAACGGAACGAAATACCAAACAATGACGCCGATTAGTCAATCAGGGGGTgaaatttcactttccacgGCCGGTATCGGCACGCGTCGCGCACAAAACGGCCCCGGTCCCGGTTTGTGTACCACCCCAAGACCAAGAACAAATGTTTGCCGTCGCGCTCGGTGCGTTTCTGCATCGTTTCCGGCCGATCGCTAATGTTGTTTCACTGTAGCGGCTAATTGATGGCGAtggtgtgcttagagcaacaCTTCACGCGCGATCTGAAGCGGTACGTGTGCGGGAAAGTGTCAATAGGCGGCGAACAACACCTGGGTGGTTTCTGGACCCAGAAGGGAGGGAGATTTACATGCCAGTAGGAAGGTGGCTCCCTCATAAATCGAAGGGCAAACTGACAATGTGACTCATCTATTTTTCATGACCCATTCTAAGCGATAAGAACGTCAACGAACGTCAGTTGCCGTCAACGCGAGGATATAAGAGCTATTATTTTGCCCTGTTTTTTGGGACGCAAATCCAAAGATCTTCCAATCTCGGGCGTTGATCTCGCCTTGAACGAGCAGTACAATAGAGACTCTGGCGCATTCTAAACCCGTACAAGCCAGCGGTGGCCTAGCTGCGTGATTTAAAATTCCTTTGTCCCCTCGGGGGGGCTAGTCTTTCAGGGTCGACGTGCAGCTGACTTCAATTAACACATCACTGCATGATGGATGATCGAAATTTGCATATACGACTTAAAAACGTGCCACTAAGCGCTTGCAGATCATCCCAGAGATGACTTCCGTGGGCTGAGATGTCGTCGTTGCTTTAGATTGAAAGCTTCAATCGGATGTGTTTTGCGGCAAGTGATCTCGTTTAATTGTAGCAATTCACACGATCGCTAACCATCCTAAcaccccgatcgatcgattcccgtctaagagtgtgttttttgtgaGCAATCCGAACGTACGCGAGCGGTAGAGTGTGGTTAACATATTCCAACCGGCCGGGCCGGGACAGCGTCACTGACATCAGGCAGGTGCTAATGAATCGCAAGCAAAGCCTGTTCCCAACCG encodes:
- the LOC128723898 gene encoding cGMP-dependent protein kinase, isozyme 1-like, which codes for MEAIKRENIQLGDNRTLVATMAGPLPPTSGSSVVTIRSPPTHAPGDQPNDGGDGRPSDESVRPESPTAHRAWFRKSNTCGSLYVECGCTEDPFASVRSNEPPARSVESSRPRPISLSDKDIRRVTVRSFAHPDSPTTVFGAVSAKDPGGPVRTLPHGEYEVLHAASIAHSKRFSTPTLGTAFHPEFVLQKRDQDTVTFKQRSYTGLSGEIAEVDPVEENTHREPSTDLDPGRSLDDPYRGVLIDANGGSGAKVSSACAIPTRKDRLLFADGAGKLSISLDTGRELAEGPTHHRTGGPCSAENSPPSPPSVLQLSPVIPSKFDCSAKEYLIQSGILGPMGNGSSLLMRKTSKIVPNIDTPVKERIRKNSVKFWGKVLTEDSRRKSLTGQADSLQSYGSSMTISGMDPHGVEEELHGLRSLLRARDEEIDKLRREIDKLKSVLQQKAVSSLEQSNAPLRGAMGSPPVTPTHKGQPVGEGELLSSIQANYAMAGQPMSELFGISGNSFKLHQMKSVKGITLQAMKKQGVSGESCDLMGSQSSDIKIPKYRKDFSAKQLIKDAIMENDFFKNIDSLQIREIVDSMYSREFRKGEYVIHEGEAGSHLYVSASGEFEVVKDSKVLGVMGPGRAFGELAILYNCTRTASIRVLCDSRVWVLDRRVFQQIMMRTGMQRIEENVSFLKSVPLLKHLNNDVLTKIADVLEVEFYPAGAFIIRQGAAGDTFFLISQGTVKVTQRLPGRSVDEEIRILVRGEYFGEQALIKEDKRTANIIAMSPGVECLTLDRESFTKHIGDLCELQEKNYGDEERVLAFRNLENTHPSLGSCQPELMDVNLADLDVVGTLGVGGFGRVELVKVDRNEDTQVYALKCMKKRHIVDTRQQEHMYSERKIMLACQSPFICRLYRTYKDTKYVYMLLEACMGGEVWTILRDRVTFEDSTAKFIVACVLQAFDFLHARGIVYRDLKPENLLLDARGYAKLVDFGFSKFIGYSSKTWTFCGTPEYVAPEIILNKGHDRSVDYWALGILIHELLTGIPPFTAADPMKTYNIILKGIDMVNFPKHMSRAAISLIKRLCRDVPSERLGYQRGGVQDIKKHKWFQGFDWDGLIALTLKSPLQPNLHGPLDMSNFDIFPKDLDIPPDELSGWDADF